The following coding sequences lie in one Paroedura picta isolate Pp20150507F chromosome 10, Ppicta_v3.0, whole genome shotgun sequence genomic window:
- the GPRIN3 gene encoding G protein-regulated inducer of neurite outgrowth 3: protein MGTVPDPLRSARLSLIAAAEEENGLREPHSPKRPCKQASVERNGNGFPLPAKAQPAGDHLPDMSCATVEEKRRDERCCGHGTDQASLLTAGSLSPSKEGPPAMPEPASNSEQEGSKESRGLAAVEDPGPVQLAVKGLPTQEANEATQSSDRGQCCKATEQANSTPGDGVKGSEAHGCISSCLQSSAPQASAAVGEKSGPERAQLSAKEPEAISDLEGKAPICRDAELPERKDAQPADRKNAEVVPEAECQLSLERAPQPSPKTETGEEVAAELSKFKDTGTMTVHMDSGPVVTEAVHKDHQDAGVQAVANMENKSSSTSPSIFAAFLRENAHPETKLKQEQLQDIYAGSGGKEPQEMADGYAPLLQTAPPTGIVPEMHVQAAAAIDTLGTQAGRVQSAPVGVHDTVCSASSDSGKHPCSLTSASAQGTPVDRVEAQKAGLAGGHVDAQQPSGSSASSKTRPVYQITVSSSNQQPAKVKTKLPPSAAPAPGPCIAGNSQASPSLHREPEQAACIARDSKRPQHLQIQTVSGLETGPAGSPVDVKPKREEKFIPLHSKELEGSKMGAAARPQAGCSPGPGKREQQKVPEQSKEVILPGSQRLGAGPDVESRRSPAPARGLQVAKGSDLRKEAKTASPAQHRLNFSGNKKESRPGTEAKVQAKQSKRVRDVVWDEQGMTWEVYGASLDPESLGIAIQNHLQRQIREHEKLIKSQSAQNRKSISSDTSSSRKLKGRQHGVFQSMLQNIRRPNCCVRPTASSVLD from the coding sequence ATGGGGACCGTACCGGATCCTCTGAGATCTGCGAGGCTTTCCTTGATTGcagctgcagaagaggaaaatggCCTGAGAGAGCCGCATTCTCCTAAACGCCCGTGCAAGCAAGCAAGCGTAGAGAGGAACGGAAATGGCTTTCCTCTTCCTGCCAAGGCACAGCCGGCTGGGGATCACTTGCCTGACATGAGCTGTGCCACAGTAGAGGAGAAGCGAAGGGACGAGAGGTGCTGTGGGCATGGCACTGATCAAGCAAGCCTGCTGACTGCTGGGTCCCTAAGCCCATCCAAAGAAGGCCCTCCAGCCATGCCGGAACCAGCCAGTAACTCTGAGCAGGAAGGCAGCAAAGAGTccagaggcctggctgcagtAGAGGACCCTGGCCCAGTCCAGCTGGCAGTCAAGGGGCTTCCTACTCAGGAGGCCAATGAGGCTACGCAGAGCAGTGACAGAGGACAATGCTGTAAGGCCACGGAGCAGGCAAATTCCACCCCTGGAGATGGTGTCAAGGGCAGCGAAGCCCATGGCTGCATTTCTTCATGCCTTCAGTCCTCAGCCCCACAAGCTTCTGCAGCAGTAGGTGAAAAAAGTGGTCCTGAGAGGGCTCAGCTTTCAGCAAAGGAACCTGAAGCCATCTCTGATCTTGAGGGCAAAGCCCCCATTTGCAGGGATGCAGAGCTGCCGGAGAGGAAGGATGCCCAGCCGGCAGACAGAAAGAATGCCGAGGTGGTGCCAGAAGCAGAATGTCAACTCAGTCTTGAGAGGGCACCGCAGCCGTCCCCCAAGACAGAGACCGGGGAGGAGGTGGCGGCCGAGCTTTCCAAATTCAAAGACACGGGTACCATGACGGTGCACATGGACAGCGGCCCGGTCGTCACGGAGGCGGTGCACAAGGACCATCAGGACGCCGGGGTCCAGGCTGTGGCCAACATGGAAAACAAATCCTCCTCCACCAGCCCGAGTATCTTTGCCGCGTTCCTGAGAGAGAACGCCCATCCCGAGACAAAACTGAAGCAAGAGCAGTTGCAGGATATTTACGCAGGAAGCGGCGGGAAGGAGCCACAGGAAATGGCCGACGGCTATGCACCCCTTCTCCAAACGGCTCCCCCTACGGGAATCGTGCCGGAAATGCATGTTCAGGCGGCGGCTGCCATCGATACGTTGGGAACTCAAGCTGGAAGGGTTCAGAGCGCCCCGGTGGGAGTGCACGATACCGTCTGCTCGGCTTCTTCGGACAGCGGGAAGCATCCGTGCTCGCTGACCTCCGCTAGTGCTCAAGGAACACCCGTCGACAGGGTTGAAGCGCAAAAGGCCGGCCTGGCGGGCGGCCATGTTGATGCTCAGCAACCGTCCGGTTCTTCAGCCTCGTCGAAGACCAGGCCTGTTTACCAGATTACTGTCAGCAGCAGCAATCAGCAACCCGCGAAAGTCAAAACCAAACTACCTCCCTCTGCCGCTCCGGCTCCCGGGCCGTGCATCGCAGGAAACAGCCAGGCTTCTCCATCTCTCCACCGAGAACCTGAACAGGCTGCGTGCATCGCTCGCGATAGCAAACGGCCGCAGCATTTGCAAATCCAGACTGTTAGCGGCCTTGAAACCGGTCCGGCTGGTTCCCCCGTGGACGTAAAACCAAAGAGGGAAGAAAAGTTCATCCCTCTGCATTCGAAAGAGCTGGAAGGGAGTAAAATGGGGGCTGCCGCCAGGCCGCAGGCAGGCTGTAGTCCTGGCCCTGGAAAGAGAGAACAGCAGAAAGTCCCCGAGCAAAGCAAAGAGGTGATACTGCCGGGCAGTCAGCGTCTGGGGGCTGGTCCGGACGTTGAGTCGCGGAGAAGTCCCGCTCCGGCTCGGGGGCTTCAGGTAGCCAAAGGAAGTGACCTCAGAAAGGAGGCCAAAACTGCGTCCCCTGCTCAGCACAGACTGAATTTCAGCGGCAACAAGAAGGAGTCCCGGccaggcacagaggccaaagtgCAGGCCAAGCAGTCCAAACGCGTCAGGGACGTCGTGTGGGACGAACAGGGCATGACCTGGGAAGTCTACGGCGCTTCCCTCGACCCAGAATCCTTGGGGATTGCCATCCAGAACCACTTGCAGAGGCAGATCAGAGAACACGAGAAACTGATAAAGTCCCAAAGCGCCCAGAACCGGAAATCCATTTCTTCGGATACGTCGTCAAGCAGGAAACTGAAGGGGCGGCAACACGGAGTTTTCCAGTCCATGCTGCAGAACATCAGACGCCCCAATTGCTGCGTCCGTCCCACCGCATCCTCCGTGTTGGACTGA